Within the Rosa rugosa chromosome 2, drRosRugo1.1, whole genome shotgun sequence genome, the region TACATGAGGTAATGCAACACGTTAAAGTTACCTATTATTTGTCAggttttgtgatttttcatTTGTGAAATCAGTTGAAATGTTGTGAAATGTCGATGTAGCTACCTTCAAGGTGTGTTGAAGAAGGCTAAGATGAATGACATGGTCGCCTTTGTCGACCCTACTCACACGGGTGCAAGTGGCTGTGGAAATCCAACCGAACGAGCTCGCTTAGTATCAAATCGGTTCATAAATGGGAAGTCTGGGCAGATTTATTTGGTCCCATATAAATCAGGGTGTGTAAATTGAATTACTATGCAGTATGTTGTGTTAAAGTGCAGTTTTGGTGAATGCTTTATATAAACTAGTTTAAACTTATAATGAGTTTTGTTTATGACATATAGTGGTCATTGGACGTTGTCTGCTGTGAATCCAGCTGAAGAAACCATTCACTTCATGGATCCGTTAAAGAGGCGACTCATCGCTGGTGAATGGAAAACAATTCTGGACAAGTAAGTTAACTGATTTTTCACTGTATAAGTCGATAACTAGGAGTTGTTTGTGCATTATATATGCTGATGGTCTGCTATTTGATTTGCAAGCTCCATTAAATTCTACAATGCACACAAGAATAAGAAAGGGAGGAAAACCATTCAATGGAAAAATCTTGCTGTAAGTTAATTGCCTTTTTTGGGTCTTATCACCTAAGGTTTTATACTCTTAAGTGCTTCTGATATGGTacagtgtatttttttttttcagggcaTTCCGGAGCAGAAAGATAGTAAGACTTGTGGGTATTGGATCATGCGCTACATGAAGGAGATAGTGGAAGATAAGAATTTGGAGTTTGCAGCTAAAGTATGTGTTTTTGATACCATAACATATTGTATTTCATGGTTTCAGTATGACTTTTTCATCATGGGGATATATGATAGTGAATTGATTTGggtcttggtttttgtttttgttttttgcagtGGGAAAGAAGGACAAACCTTATTTACACAGAAAAGGACATTGATCAAGTTCGGGCAGAATGGGCGAAGCATGTTATCATGTTTCCAGATATGTAGTGTGCGTGCTAGGAGGTTTGTCGATGATGAATAGTTAGGGTTTGTTTTTGTGCATATTGACATCAGCATGCCTATATAGCTAGATATTGGAGGGTTTTTGCCTAACCAAATGATCGGCTTTTGCTATTATCGATCATTTTAACCTTAGCAGCTGATTAGTCACTTTTAGCCTAACCAAATGATCGGCTTTTGCTATTATCGATCATTTTAACCTTAGCAGCTGATTAGTCACTTTTAGCCTCCATGGATTTTAATCTGTTGATATTTTCAACAGTTGATGTACATTGGTGGAATATGGAAATGGTAGTACATGATTTGCAGTGGATATGTTAGTGATTTCCAGATATTTGATGAATTTATGGTACCATGTTAGTGATTTCCAGatatttgatgaatatatggtaCCATGTTAGTGATTTCCAaatatttgatgaatatatggtaCCATTTTCTAAATGAATGGTATTGGTATATATTGTGGTTTATGTATATTTCCAGGTTCTGATATGGCACATTGAAGCCAACTTCTGTGGTTTTAAACCAAATCACACAATATAAAAATGTGGAACAATTGAACGTCCAACAACAGAATTCAAGCAAAAtactgttgtctgaaacaaGAAGATTCAAcagacaaaaataaaattctatAGTCTTAGTCTCATTCAAACGACATAATATTGTGATGTATGATACTTTCTCACAACAGACGTAACAATGAAACATCAACTATCTCCatattcagacgacatataAATGTCTTTTTAAACAATATCAAACAATAGAATGTTATCAACGACTGTGGTTTGAAAGGAGTACACACATCAGAAATAACAAAGAGATTTCAAGCATCCACACAATCAGAGGACAATTAAAAGTCCTTTTAGAATAAGAGACACAATagataaatgaaagaaaatgttgtgtcaatgaagttcacacaacagattttgAAAATAAACTTCTAAATTCTACACATTCAATCGACACTTTATTGTTGTCTCATATTTTTTAAGACAATATAAAATTattaaagtctgttgctaaactCAAATAACAACAACAtttgactgtcgtctgatatcaTATTTAACCACATATACTACCATTTTGTGCATATCTGAGcaacattcagacgacagatatattTTTGGTGACTGTCGTCTGAGTCACCTTCTGACGTCGGGCATTGACTGTCGTCTGAACACCAATCAGATATCAGCTTAATAGACGACAGATTTTcttcatatcagacgacagtcaaagtctgtcgtctgaagggttttttggcatagtgcaaGCTATGAAATCAGGCACATGTTGAACATAGAAACCACCGGCCAGAAGAAATGACAACATGAACACTGACCCAAGTACTGTGGCCGATTTTTGGTCCATGACCACAGCGCCAAGAGCAAGTCCCATTCCTTGAGCTACTAAgacaaggaggagaagaacGAGCAAGGTGTGAAAAAAGTTCACATGCGTGGGTTTTAAACCTGCCATCCAATATGTTATGGTGATAAATAAAGTGGGAAGGACAAGTTCCATGGGGAGGTCACCGATGATTCTTGACATGAAGTAGGAGGAAAGTCGGTAGGTGCCAGAAGTCCGTTCCTTCTCAAGCATTTTGCGTTCTGGCGGGAACGTGAAGATTGCTTGGAAGAGAGGGAAGAAACCCCAAAATCCAGACATAAAGAACAGAAGCCCAATCTGAAAATATCCAATATATAAAGTTCTCCAGTTGTTAGATATCTTGTCATATGTACTGACCATGGTTCATTTTAATCTACTTAAGAATAAGTTTTAGATTATCTCAAATTAAAAAACCTTGGAAAGAGGGAGGGAATGTTAAGTACCTGATCTTGTAAGTGGGAAGTATCTGACTGCCACCACAGAAGCCCACAGAGAAGCTAGAGCCACAGCAACTACCTGTCCAATCTTGAGGCCAGAGAAGGACTCGTGCTTCCTCTCCTTCACTCCTCTCCTGAACAAGACAGTAAATTGCTGCCACCAAGTTGTGGACCATTTCCCAAATTTCTTGTCCACTGATGATGAATCTTGAAACTGATTATTATTGCAGTCGCAGCTGGTTTCTTCAAGTACTGCTTTCAGTTTATCTTCAAGGTTCCGCTTGTAGGCCAAAGCCAAACTCTGCTTCACTTCACTCTTGTTTTCATTTGATTCATCAGGTGTCAGACCTATCATAACATAGATTAAAATATCACTTTCAGATTGCACGCAATGCATCACAGAACCTATCATAACATAGATTAAAATATCACTTTCAGATTGCACGCAATGCATCATAGAAATCCAGAACGCACTTGCATGTGGGAAAACTAATCTAATGAAAGcatgaaacaaaaacaaatcaaaagaaaaactttTGTGCGAGTGCTCATACCCCCTCATCATGCAGATTCAGTCAGGTCTCGACCTAAAATTTGCGAGTTCAACACAAACCATTAAAACTAccatgaaaatgaaaagaaaaaacaaaacaacataaTTGAGAATTTCGATTCGGTTTCAAGCCTAAGCGTAAATGTGAATACCAAAACATAAGCACCACCCCACAATAAATTGCATATACACGTCTAGATATACTTGCACACATCATGCATGACACACTTGTATATATAGTCTTATTTCCAAGGGGTTCTTCGGTTTAGGTGTCCGACCTTAACAGTCTTTATTTAATATCATCTTTTATACACTTGCTTGTCATGCACTGAAACTTTTGGACAAATCTGCATGCCATGGCACATTGTAACCAGTCTAGGTTTGTCCATAGCCCAGAATCTACTTGAATCTATTTGCCTGAAGACCATCCATGTTGGTTTTCACGTTGGGTTTCAGCAGGCGTCAGATCCTACAATATGATCGAAAAAGACCATCTGCTACCTAACTATCTGAATTTTCCCATTTATAAAGGAGTATAACTGCTACCTAGTTATTTGAATTAAAGCTGACTTTCATTGATTAAAAGTGCCATTAGAAATTAATGAAACATACATACCGTTGGCTAGGTCCAGGAGAAAATCTGCAGGGTTCATAGCAACCAGTGGAGCATATCCGATGGCGGAAAAGTAATTCATGACGCCGGAAACGTTCCCGAAATACAAAGCATTCCCTTCCGATAAGAGCATCACCTTATGAAACATGTAGAACAATCGGCTTGAAGGCTGGTGTATAGTCATAACAATGGTTCTTCTTCCATTGGCCAAGTCCCACAATGCCTTGACGATCCTTTGAGCTGTGGTCGAGTCCAGGCCCGAAGTGGGTTCGTCCAAGAACAGCAAGCTAGGGTTTATAAGCAATTCTTGTCCTATACTAACCCTTCTCCTCTCTCCGCCCGAAACACCCCTCAAAAGCTCATCCCCGATGATGCTGTTCTTGCACTTGGTCAATTCGAGCTGTGTTATCACAGCCTCGGCTTGAAGCGTCCTCTCTGCCTTAGTGAGAGTGTTGGGCAAGCGCAGAAGGGCTGTGAAGATGAGTGTCTCAGTCACGGTCAAATGGGGATAGAGAAAATCGTCTTGGGTCACAAAACCAGTGTTTCTTTTCATTGAGTTTGAGAAGGGCTTGTTGTTGTAGGTTATGCCTCCGCTGAGTTTTCCACCTAAACGACCTCCAAGCGCGGTTAGGAGTGTCGTTTTGCCACTTCCCGATGGGCCTAGCATGGCGAGCATTTCACCTGGTTTAACCACACCACTAACACCCTTCAGGATCAGTTTGTCTGAATCGGAGTTGTTGGTGTTCTTTCGAAGCCATGGCATTCCATCCGTCTCGACTTTGATCGTGTAAACCACATCCTCAAACTGCGTTTCAATCAAAACCCATTagctaaaaagtaaaaaccatgaaattaacaaaaaccctgtTCGTGAAATTGAGACGTCGATCGATTACATACCTTCAGTGTGACAGGTCGAATTGCTTTCTTGAAAATGGCTGGGGATTCTTCATCAATGTTTGGTCTTCTATTGGACTCTAAATCCACCATTTGTTGATCCATGATCGTATAGTTCGATGAAAAAGAGAAGATCAAATTAGGctgatctctctctttctttcttcctctaGCTCTTTAAAATTATGTACTAGTAACTTGGTAATCAACCACGAGagtatttatgtataaatactGGGAattgaaagagaagaaaatagtTGTCTCAAGTACTCATGTGAGAAGATGAGAGgtaagagaaaataaaacagGTCACTCTGAGGAATTGTGGTTAGGTTTCCGTGTTCATAGCTGCTCTCTTATATGTTCTGTTACACACCTAGGTATCATCTTCAAGTATCCCACTAGAAATCGACTTTTGC harbors:
- the LOC133730906 gene encoding LOW QUALITY PROTEIN: ABC transporter G family member 9-like (The sequence of the model RefSeq protein was modified relative to this genomic sequence to represent the inferred CDS: deleted 1 base in 1 codon), with product MDQQMVDLESNRRPNIDEESPAIFKKAIRPVTLKFEDVVYTIKVETDGMPWLRKNTNNSDSDKLILKGVSGVVKPGEMLAMLGPSGSGKTTLLTALGGRLGGKLSGGITYNNKPFSNSMKRNTGFVTQDDFLYPHLTVTETLIFTALLRLPNTLTKAERTLQAEAVITQLELTKCKNSIIGDELLRGVSGGERRRVSIGQELLINPSLLFLDEPTSGLDSTTAQRIVKALWDLANGRRTIVMTIHQPSSRLFYMFHKVMLLSEGNALYFGNVSGVMNYFSAIGYAPLVAMNPADFLLDLANGLTPDESNENKSEVKQSLALAYKRNLEDKLKAVLEETSCDCNNNQFQDSSSVDKKFGKWSTTWWQQFTVLFRRGVKERKHESFSGLKIGQVVAVALLLCGLLWWQSDTSHLQDQIGLLFFMSGFWGFFPLFQAIFTFPPERKMLEKERTSGTYRLSSYFMSRIIGDLPMELVLPTLFITITYWMAGLKPTHVNFFHTLLVLLLLVLVAQGMGLALGAVVMDQKSATVLGSVFMLSFLLAGGFYVQHVPDFICWIKYISISNYSYKLLLGSQYKESETYQCENGANRLCLVGEFPSIKSTGLNGQVNAVVALTIMLVFYRLVAYIYRPHEDWGYQKSSVGILENVART